In the genome of Phormidium ambiguum IAM M-71, the window GACGAAATCCCCTGGTTATAAAAAAGCATCTTTTAAAGTATCTTTACACGAACTTTAGAGCAGAAAAATAAGGATTTTGTGAGGATAAGTGAATCTTATATCCAAACCTTTATTCTTTCGTCTCATAAAAATTTTTCGCGCTTTGGATTATATCATATTTTGACAATTAATTATTCTAATTTTATAAACTTTCTTTGAATTTATATCTCAACTATAAGCCTAAACGATATCATTAACTGGCCAGACCAATTACGACAATGATTCTTTATTAATTGGTAAGCAAATAGTAAAAGTTGCGCCTTTTCCGGGATAACTGCTAGCAGTAATAGTACCGTTATGTGCTTCGACAATTCGTTTGGCGATCGCTAAACCTAGACCTGTACCATTACCGGAACGAGAGCGATCGGCTGTATAAAACTGCTCAAAAATATGTGGCATATCAATAGGACTAATACCTGGGCCTTGATCGGTAATTTTTATGATAATTTTGTGAAATTCGATGTAGCCAGTAATCCGCACTTCCGAGTTAGCGGCTGAATATTTAAGCGCATTATCTAAAATGTTTAAAAACGCTTGTAAAAGTCTTTCTGGATCGCCATTTACTTTGGCTTCTGGTAAATCTAATTTAATTCCTACACTACCAGATTGTAATCGTGTTTCTACTGCCCTAACTGCGCGTTCGATCAGAGATTTTAGGCGAAAATCTTTTTTCTCTAATTGAGTAACGCCTGCTTCTAATCTGCCTAAATCTAACAAATCATGAATTAACCGAGATAAACGTTTCACCTCTTCTTGTGCAGTACCAAGAAAGCGATCGCGTATTTCCGGTTCTTCATCTGCGCCACTGGCTAACGCTTCTAAAGTCACAAAAACATTACTGACCGGAGTTCGCAACTCATGAGAAACATTAGCTAAAAAAGACCGTCTTTCGCTATCCAACGAAGCCAATCTTTCGCTCATGCGATTTAATTCAAAAGCTAATTGACCTAATTCATCATCTTGCCGAATGGTTAATTTATCTCCAAAATTCCCTCCACCCATTCGCACGGCAAAATTGCACATTGATTGAATTGGTCTAGCCATACTGCGAGTCAAATATTCACTAATCACCGCACAAAGTAGGACTGTGATTATTAATGAAAATAAAACTGATAAAATAAGTTTTTGAAACTGACGCTGAAACTGTTCAAGCGTAATTGACATTCGCAGTACGCCTAATAAGCGACCATTGCGAATTATAGGTTTAGAAGCATATAAGCGATCGTCATTAGATAAAAGACCTCTGGCTTTACCTTGAACAGCCTGTCTTTGCAGAGCTTCTTTAACTCCGGGAACTTCTAACCAATTAGTTATTTGCTTATCAATATCCGGCGCAGAAGTTGTTAATAATCGACCTTGAGGATCGAAAATTCTTAGAGTAACTGCATCTGGTGAACCATAACGTTTTACAATTATGTCTACTCTTTCTACATTATTATTTTCTAATGAATCGGCTACGCTTTCACTTAAAGCCGAAGTCCAAGCATCTAAATCTGCTTGCCTGGTTTTCATAAAATAATCATGAAAAGATAACAGAATATAACTAGCTAAAACTGATGTACCTAAAGCGGTAAGTGCTAAATAAGTAGTGAATAATTTAGTATGAATTGAATTCCATTTAATCCGTTTAATGTAAAGAATTAGCTATTCACCTCCTAGATTTTGGTAACTGGGGAACAAGGGGAATTTAAAACTCTGTAGGGGCGGGTTTAGCAGACAATCTCTGAATTTCACAAACAATCTCTAGACAAAACCCGCCCCTACAAACTCAAAACTTTCTGATTTGTTCCTCTGCATTTGTGTTTCCCTGTTCCCCTGCTATTGAGTTAGCATCTCCTTTTTTTTCATCTGTCCGACGGCGCAGAACAGCTTTAATTCTGGCTAGTAATTCACGAGTGCTAAATGGTTTAGTAATGTAATCGTCTGCACCTGCTTCTAAACCCCAAATTTTTTCAATATCCTGGTCTTTAGCTGTGAGCATAACTATGGGAATATCGGAAAATGCTCTGAGTCGCCAGCAGACTTCCATACCATCTATTCCAGGTAGCATTAGGTCTAACAAAATAATATCCGGTACTTGTTTGTGAAACTGTTTGATGGCACTCATGCCATCTCCAGCTGTTGTCACTATATAACCTTCTTTTTGTAAGGTGTAAGTGAGACTTTCCCGCAAAGCTTCTTCGTCGTCAACTAATAATATGTGTGGCATGAGCAAATATCTTGACTAAAGTACGCAAAACTGCTATCAAGTTTATTTTTTTAGCAGCAATTATCAAGTGGGAAAAGATTTTAAAAGGTTTAACTTCCAATATATAAATGAACCAGATTTAAAACTTCTATCTAAGGAATGAAATTTGTTATTTAACTAATATTATTTCACCTGCTCAATACAAAAAAACTGAGTGTAGAATAACTTACTCAGTTTTTAATGGTTATGGCAAAGATGAACAAACATCAGGATTTGCTTAGAGGCTAGTTAACCAACTAACGATACCATTTCCGGTAACTACCTCCATGATTAATAGAGAGACAAAACCAATCATTGCTAAACGACCGTTTAATTTTTCTGCATATTCTGTGAAGCCAGTCCGGGGGGTGCTGTCAACATAAACTTTTGGTTCGATCGCAAAGTTATTTAATCTGCCGCCTTCTTCCATTGTGTAGCTGCGTGAAGTCATTTTTTATCTCCTTTTTTATTTATATTAAGAAATGTAACAGATTTGTTAAGCAATGTAAAGATAATTAACAAAAAAAATCGGAGTTCTAGGGAACTCCGGCTGAGAATCAGTATTAAGTTTTACTTAATTAATGTGAAGTATGGGCAGGATCTCTATGGATAGGTTGAACTTTACTGAGTAATTCGTGTAATTCATTACCTTCAATTACTTCGGTGTCCAAGAGTTTGGTTGAGATCGTTTCTAGCAAATCACGATTTTCCTTGAGGATATGCAGAGCTTGCTGGTGGGCTGATTCTACGATGTCTTTAACTTCTTGATCGATCGCTTGAGCAGTTTCATCAGAAACCATGCGTCGGGGATTCATCATGTCAGCATTTCCCAGGAAGGATTGCTGACTTTTATCGTAAGCCAAAGGCCCCAAAACCTTGCTCATGCCGTAGGATGTGACCATGCGTTCAGCTAGATCGGTTGCCCGTTGTAAATCATTAGAAGCACCTGTGGTGATGCTGCCAAAAATGATTTCCTCGGCGGCGCGTCCACCCAAGAGGGTAGCGATTTCGCCGCGCAGTTCGGCTTCATCCATTAAAAAGCGGTCTTCTGTGGGGAGTTTGAGAGTGTAACCCAAAGCTGCCATACCACGAGGGACGATCGAGATTTTCTCTACCTTCCCGCTACCAGGCATGAGATAACCGACTAAAGCGTGACCAACTTCGTGATAAGCGACGATTTTCTTTTCCTTATCATTAAGGACACGGCTTTTCTTTTCCAAACCTGCGACTACCCGTTCGATCGCTTCGTTGAAATCCTCTTGCGCCACAGCGTCCCGTTTATTTCTGGCTGCCAACAAAGCGGCTTCATTGACTAAGTTTGCCAAATCCGCGCCCGCAAAACCGGGAGTACGAGTAGCGATCGCTTTCAAGTTCACATCAGGCCCCAATTTTACCTTTTGGGAGTGGATGTTGAGGATTTCTTGACGACCGGACAAGTCAGGACGATCGACTAACACTTGACGGTCAAAACGTCCAGGTCGTAACAAAGCTGGGTCTAAACTTTCTGGGCGGTTAGTTGCAGCCAAAACAATTACGGTTGCGTCACCTGCGGCAAAACCATCCATTTCCGTGAGTAACTGGTTCAGGGTTTGTTCCCGTTCATCGTTACCGCCATAGAAACCGCCACTGCTGCGAGATTTCCCGATCGCATCCAACTCATCAATAAAAATGATACAGGGAGCTTGTTTTTTCGCTTGCTCGAATAAATCTCTGACCCGTGCCGAACCAACGCCGACAAACAGTTCCACAAACTCGGAACCAGAAATGCTAAAGAATGCTACACCCGCTTCGCCAGCCACAGCTTTGGCTAATAAAGTTTTACCAGTTCCAGGTGGCCCAACTAACAGCACACCTCTGGGAATTCTGGCTCCAATTTGGCGAAACCGACCGGGATTTTTCAAGAAATCGACAATTTCGACTAACTCAGTTTTAGCTTCTTCGACTCCTGCGACATCAGCAAAAGTGATTTTCGCTGATTCACCTTCGACATAGACTTTAGCTTTACTTTTGCCGATCGAGAGCGCACCTTGAGGCCCACCACCGCTGCGACTAATGAAAAACTGCCAAATCGCAACAAAGATTAGTGGCGGGATGACCCAGCCTAACAGACTAGTAAACCAGCCATTTTTCGGTGGTGGGGCGGCAGCAAACTCAATCCCTTTTTCCTCCAATCGTTTTGGCAATTCTAGGTCAAAAATGGGAGTTGTCTGTAAAACTAAAACTTGTCCAGGTTGTTCGGGGTCTGGTTTCAGTTGATAACGAATTTCGTCTTGACCAACAGAAACCCGCGCCACTTTCCCATCTTGCACTTGATCGATAAACAAGCTATAAGGTACTCGTGGTACTGAAGGGCTAAACAAATTCGGTAAGAACAAGTTCACCAGTAGGAATAAGCCAGAAATTAGCAATAAAATATTCCCTATCTGGCGAGAACGAGGAGGTTGAGGCTGGTCTTTAATTGCCATTAATCTTAATACTCCTTTGATGCGAACTGTCGCATAACCTAATGTTTAGCAGCCAGCTACTCAAATTGAGTTAACATGACTCAACTCTGGGGCTAATGCCCTGCAACTGAGCAAATTTTTCTCTAACTGTTACAAGCTTAACAGTTGGTTATATTTAGGGAAGGGTGATCATCTTTGCGGAAAACCCCCATTGCCAGGGGTGGCTTTCTTACCTAATCTTAGTTTCCTTTAGTTCAGATAATAAAAGAAGTACGGGGAAATCCTGATTCACTTTGTAATGCAGAGAATTTAGAAGACATATCCCTGTTAATGGAGATTGAAACTTGGACTGGTGGAACTAACTTCGGTTTATGGCAATCCTGTTAACTCAGATAAAAAGTTCCCTGATTTTTTTATGTCAAAGTACTGGACAATATTTACCTCACAATCGTCATTAAGTGAGGCGACTGTTTGAGTTGGTAATCATGAAGACCCGCGATAAAATTTTGAACGCTATCATTGAGCATCCTGGTTTGACGACAAGAGAGATTATGGCGATCGCCCAACTCTCTCGGACAAACACCCGCGAGCATCTGCAAAAGCTGGAAAGCATGGGCTTAATCTATTCTGAAGCAGATGACGCAAACGCAAATAAGCACCGTTACTTTGCCGCCAAAGAGAAAGTTGAGTTTTAGCCAAATCCCCGACTTCTTCAAGAAGCCGGGGATCTTTAGCGGATCTCTGAGGGATTAAGCGGTAACTGGAGTAGCCACTTCTTGCTGTTGTTTAGCGAGTTCTAAAAGACGGCGAATCCGTTCGGCGGTAGGGGGATGGGTACGGAAGAGTGATTGTAAACCTTCTGTAGAGAGAGGGTTAATAATTAAAAGTGGAGACATGGCTGGATTGCCATTCATGGGAATTTGTTTGCCGATTTCTTCTAATTTTTCTAAGGCGTGGGCAAGTGCTTGGGGATTTCCGGTAATTTGTGCTGCGCCTAGATCGGCTGCGTATTCACGAGTACGGCTGATTCCCATTTGAATTATAGCAGCGGCTAAGGGAGCTAAGATAATCAAGAATAATATTGCTAAAGGATTTCCGCCTCGGCGATTGTCACGAGAGACAGGATAATATAAAGCTCCAAAAGTGAGAATCCGTCCGAGGAAAGTAATCGCACCTGCGATCGTTCCAGCTACAGCTTGAGTCAAGGTATCCCGATTGCGGATGTGGGTTAGTTCATGAGCAATTACACCTGCTAATTCTTCTTGAGAAAGCAGATCGACAATTCCTTGAGTGACTGCTATGGTTGCGTGTTCGGGATCTCTGCCTGTAGCG includes:
- a CDS encoding high light inducible protein encodes the protein MTSRSYTMEEGGRLNNFAIEPKVYVDSTPRTGFTEYAEKLNGRLAMIGFVSLLIMEVVTGNGIVSWLTSL
- a CDS encoding winged helix-turn-helix domain-containing protein — its product is MKTRDKILNAIIEHPGLTTREIMAIAQLSRTNTREHLQKLESMGLIYSEADDANANKHRYFAAKEKVEF
- a CDS encoding response regulator transcription factor — encoded protein: MPHILLVDDEEALRESLTYTLQKEGYIVTTAGDGMSAIKQFHKQVPDIILLDLMLPGIDGMEVCWRLRAFSDIPIVMLTAKDQDIEKIWGLEAGADDYITKPFSTRELLARIKAVLRRRTDEKKGDANSIAGEQGNTNAEEQIRKF
- the ftsH4 gene encoding ATP-dependent zinc metalloprotease FtsH, with amino-acid sequence MAIKDQPQPPRSRQIGNILLLISGLFLLVNLFLPNLFSPSVPRVPYSLFIDQVQDGKVARVSVGQDEIRYQLKPDPEQPGQVLVLQTTPIFDLELPKRLEEKGIEFAAAPPPKNGWFTSLLGWVIPPLIFVAIWQFFISRSGGGPQGALSIGKSKAKVYVEGESAKITFADVAGVEEAKTELVEIVDFLKNPGRFRQIGARIPRGVLLVGPPGTGKTLLAKAVAGEAGVAFFSISGSEFVELFVGVGSARVRDLFEQAKKQAPCIIFIDELDAIGKSRSSGGFYGGNDEREQTLNQLLTEMDGFAAGDATVIVLAATNRPESLDPALLRPGRFDRQVLVDRPDLSGRQEILNIHSQKVKLGPDVNLKAIATRTPGFAGADLANLVNEAALLAARNKRDAVAQEDFNEAIERVVAGLEKKSRVLNDKEKKIVAYHEVGHALVGYLMPGSGKVEKISIVPRGMAALGYTLKLPTEDRFLMDEAELRGEIATLLGGRAAEEIIFGSITTGASNDLQRATDLAERMVTSYGMSKVLGPLAYDKSQQSFLGNADMMNPRRMVSDETAQAIDQEVKDIVESAHQQALHILKENRDLLETISTKLLDTEVIEGNELHELLSKVQPIHRDPAHTSH
- a CDS encoding M48 family metalloprotease, whose amino-acid sequence is MRGINQIKTAALLGLLSGLLVLAGYYLIGNEQGLYLGLAFAAFTSFSSWYYSDRAALMAYQAQPLAREQAPELYDLVASLSAKAEIPMPKLFFVPTKSPNAFATGRDPEHATIAVTQGIVDLLSQEELAGVIAHELTHIRNRDTLTQAVAGTIAGAITFLGRILTFGALYYPVSRDNRRGGNPLAILFLIILAPLAAAIIQMGISRTREYAADLGAAQITGNPQALAHALEKLEEIGKQIPMNGNPAMSPLLIINPLSTEGLQSLFRTHPPTAERIRRLLELAKQQQEVATPVTA